CCCTTCACATCTCTGCTAACGCGAGAGATGGGTGGGAAGGACGTTCTCATGGAGGAGTTCGGAATGCCGACCACTCCAGGGAAGACTAGGAGAATGCCCTCTGCGACGGGAAAGAAGATCATGCTCCATTATTTAATAAACGAAGAAGAGGCGGCCTCCTGGCTGGAGAAAACTCTAAGGCTCACAGCCGCTGTGGGTAGCCTGGGAGCAGTATACTGGAACTTCTCCGATTATCACAAAAGCCTCTGGGGGAGACCCCCCTTTGACAGAGCCATCCACGAGAGATTCTTTGGTCTTTTCAGGGGGGATGGGAGCCCCAAACCGGCAGCCGAATTAATGAAAAAGATTAAAGAGGAACTGGAGTCTGTTGATAAAATCGATGTGAGACTTGAAATTCCAGGGCAATACTACCGTAATCCCAAAGAAAACTTGAAGATGCTGTACTTCCAGTTCCGGGAGATGGTGGGTGATGTAAAATGATGGTGTGTCTTGGAGAGGTTTTAATCGACATGATAGCGCTTGAGGACAAACCGCTGGCCATGGTGCGGAAGTTTGAGAGACATCCTGGAGGAGCCCCCGCAAACGTTGCAGTGGGCCTCTCCAGGTTGGGCGTTGAGAGCGGGCTCGTGAGCAAGGTTGGAGATGACCCCTTCGGGGATTTTTTAATAAGTTCCCTTGAAAGAGAAGGCGTTAAGCCGATGATTGAAAGGGATGGGAAATTTCACACGGGTGTAGTGTTTGTACAGCTCATAGGCACAAAGCCTGAGTTTATTCTGTATGACGGAGTTGCATATTTTAACCTGCGGGAGGAGGATATACCCTTAAACATTCTTTTGGACTCCGAACTGGTTCACTTCGGAACGGTCATGTTCGCACGCGAACCCTCAAGAAGCACGGTTTTCAAAACCCTAAAGACCCTGCGGGGGAAGGTCCCTCTTAGTTACGACGTTAATATAAGACTCGATCTCTGGAGGGGAAGGGAGGAGGAAATGCTTGAGGACATAGAAGGGGGCCTGAAGCTGGCCACAATAGTCAAAATGGGATGGGAGGAGTACACCTACCTCCGCAAAAAAGGTGTTGAGGTGGAAACCTTTGAACCTTCGGTTCTTGCGGTCACACTCGGTTCAAGGGGAGCTGTTATAATCTCCGGGAGGACTCGAGTCGAAGTTCCCGCCCCCAAGGTTAATGCGGTTGACACTACCGGGGCGGGAGATGCTTTCATGGCGGCTTTTTTGGCCGGTCTTCATCATTCCGGAGCCATGGAACGACTTGAGGAATTGGATGGCGAACTGCTGAGGAGAATCGGGAAGTTTGCAAACACAGTAGCCGCAATCTCAGTAACTAGGAGAGGTGCATGGAGCGTTCCCTTCCTCAGAGAGTTGATGGAATCAACTGAGTTTAAAGAACTTAAAGGAGGCCATTGAGATGTTCCTCCGTAACTGGAGCTTTCCCGGCAGGTATTCTCCCGAATGGGGTAGCGGTGGAGTCTTTGGGCTTAAATATCATGAAGGAGTCCTGTACTACACCCTCGCTTTTGAGGCAGAGGCCCATTTCCTCGATATTAAAGGGGGAGAGGAGAGAATGTACAATTTTGGCATGCTGGGCCCCCCTCCAAGGAGTGGTGGTGACACTTACAACGCAGTTGAGACCGTGGATGAATTCCTGTACTTCGGTGGATGGGTTCATGCGCCTGCAAGATATAACCGGGGCCGTGTGAGTTTTGTGGATAAGTACTCTCACGTTCACGTTTATGACGTTAAGGAAGACACTATGAAACTTCTCTGGAAGGATTCGATTCATTCTGAGACGCGCTGGGCGGGCGAA
The DNA window shown above is from Thermococcus sp. and carries:
- a CDS encoding carbohydrate kinase yields the protein MIALEDKPLAMVRKFERHPGGAPANVAVGLSRLGVESGLVSKVGDDPFGDFLISSLEREGVKPMIERDGKFHTGVVFVQLIGTKPEFILYDGVAYFNLREEDIPLNILLDSELVHFGTVMFAREPSRSTVFKTLKTLRGKVPLSYDVNIRLDLWRGREEEMLEDIEGGLKLATIVKMGWEEYTYLRKKGVEVETFEPSVLAVTLGSRGAVIISGRTRVEVPAPKVNAVDTTGAGDAFMAAFLAGLHHSGAMERLEELDGELLRRIGKFANTVAAISVTRRGAWSVPFLRELMESTEFKELKGGH